The proteins below come from a single Caulobacter flavus genomic window:
- a CDS encoding TIGR00282 family metallophosphoesterase, giving the protein MRFAFFGDVVGKSGRDGLADHLPGLRRQLGLEFVIINAENAAAGFGITENTARELFDAGADCLTLGNHSWDQREALTYIVREPRLIRPANYPVLSDAPGRGSHLFQTDSGKTVFVVNLLGRVHMDAMDDPFAAADRELDKAPLGQVADAVIVDMHCEATSEKMAMGHYCDGRASLVVGTHTHVPTADCQILTGGTAYQTDAGACADYDSVIGNQKEEPLRRFTTKISGGRYQPASGPATVCGVFVETDDRTGLAVRVEPIRVGGRLSQSVPAV; this is encoded by the coding sequence ATGCGTTTTGCTTTCTTCGGCGACGTCGTCGGCAAGTCGGGCCGCGACGGCCTGGCCGACCACCTGCCGGGCCTTCGTCGCCAGCTGGGCCTCGAGTTCGTCATCATCAACGCCGAGAACGCCGCCGCCGGCTTCGGCATCACCGAGAACACCGCTCGCGAGCTGTTCGACGCCGGGGCGGACTGCCTGACCCTGGGCAATCACAGCTGGGACCAGCGCGAGGCGCTGACCTACATCGTGCGCGAGCCGCGCCTGATCCGTCCGGCCAACTATCCGGTGCTGTCCGACGCGCCTGGCCGGGGCAGCCACCTGTTCCAGACCGACTCGGGCAAGACCGTGTTCGTCGTCAACCTGCTGGGCCGGGTGCACATGGACGCCATGGACGACCCGTTCGCCGCCGCCGACCGCGAGCTCGACAAGGCGCCGCTGGGCCAGGTCGCCGATGCGGTGATCGTCGACATGCACTGCGAGGCCACGTCCGAGAAGATGGCCATGGGCCACTATTGCGACGGCCGCGCCAGCCTGGTGGTGGGCACCCACACCCACGTGCCGACCGCCGACTGCCAGATCCTGACCGGCGGCACCGCTTACCAGACCGACGCCGGCGCCTGCGCCGACTACGACAGCGTCATCGGCAACCAGAAGGAAGAGCCCCTGCGGCGCTTCACCACCAAGATCAGCGGCGGCCGCTACCAGCCCGCCAGCGGCCCGGCCACGGTCTGCGGCGTGTTCGTCGAGACCGACGACCGCACGGGCCTGGCGGTCCGCGTCGAGCCGATCCGGGTGGGCGGACGCCTGAGCCAGAGCGTGCCGGCCGTTTGA
- a CDS encoding 5-formyltetrahydrofolate cyclo-ligase has translation MTIADPAAAKAALRVFVRNRRKQLALEHPEADWKLVDVASEPLSARFPDPRGKVAALYHGLGSEVSARALADWLAEQGWSLALPSVEGADPRGKGGHMVFRAWTPGEPLARDAIGLVAPVAGNPVVQPDLVFAPLLGWDREGRRLGQGGGYYDRALEDLRRRKPAFVVGLGYQGQETHNLPDERHDQRLDAILTENEYIEVRKD, from the coding sequence ATGACCATCGCCGACCCCGCCGCCGCCAAGGCCGCCCTGCGCGTCTTCGTGCGCAATCGCCGCAAGCAGCTGGCCCTGGAGCATCCCGAAGCCGACTGGAAGCTGGTCGACGTGGCCAGCGAGCCGCTGTCGGCGCGCTTTCCCGATCCGCGCGGCAAGGTCGCGGCGCTCTATCACGGCCTCGGCTCGGAGGTTTCGGCGCGGGCGCTGGCCGACTGGCTGGCCGAGCAGGGCTGGAGCCTGGCCCTGCCCAGCGTCGAGGGCGCCGATCCGCGCGGCAAGGGCGGCCACATGGTGTTCCGCGCCTGGACCCCGGGCGAGCCCCTGGCCCGCGACGCCATCGGCCTGGTCGCGCCGGTCGCCGGCAATCCCGTCGTCCAGCCCGATCTGGTGTTCGCGCCGCTGCTGGGCTGGGACCGCGAGGGGCGGCGCCTGGGGCAGGGCGGAGGCTACTACGACCGGGCTCTGGAAGACCTGCGGCGGCGCAAGCCGGCCTTCGTCGTCGGCCTCGGCTACCAGGGGCAGGAGACCCACAACCTGCCCGACGAGCGTCACGATCAACGATTGGACGCGATCTTGACCGAAAACGAGTATATCGAGGTCCGAAAGGACTGA
- a CDS encoding cell division protein ZapA, which translates to MAQLTIHVNGRPYSVGCEDGQEAHLLEIARLFDRQVRQVSQEVGQLGETRLFLMGALLLADELSDLKLRLAHNQSELARLQNEQTRVEIRAIKAIDAAAERIEKLAAG; encoded by the coding sequence ATGGCGCAACTGACCATCCACGTGAACGGCCGTCCCTACAGCGTCGGCTGCGAAGACGGCCAGGAGGCCCACCTCCTGGAGATCGCGCGCCTGTTCGACCGCCAGGTCCGCCAGGTCAGCCAGGAGGTCGGCCAGCTGGGCGAGACCCGCCTGTTCCTGATGGGCGCCCTGCTGCTGGCCGACGAGCTGTCTGACCTGAAACTGCGCCTGGCCCACAACCAGTCGGAACTGGCCCGCCTGCAGAACGAACAGACCCGCGTCGAAATCCGCGCCATCAAGGCCATCGACGCCGCCGCCGAGCGCATCGAGAAGCTGGCGGCGGGGTAA
- the gap gene encoding type I glyceraldehyde-3-phosphate dehydrogenase, whose product MALRVAINGFGRIGRLVLRSIAEHGRRDIEVVAINDLGPVETNAHLLRYDSVHGRFPGVVTSGEDWIDVGTGKIKVTAIRNPDELPHGDLGVDIAFECTGIFTAKDKAALHLKAGAKRVLVSAPADGADKTIVYKVNHETLTADDIVVSNGSCTTNALAPVAKVLHDLVGIERGYMTTIHSYTGDQPTLDTMHKDLYRARAAALSMIPTSTGAAKALGLVLPELKGKLDGSSIRVPTPNVSVIDLKVVTGRETTIAEINAALQAAADGPMKGVLAVTTDPLVSSDLNHIAASSTAALPQTQVIEGKLARVLSWYDNEWGFATRMSDTALEMAKFL is encoded by the coding sequence ATGGCCCTTCGCGTCGCCATCAACGGCTTCGGCCGCATCGGCCGCCTCGTGCTGCGCTCCATCGCCGAGCACGGCCGCCGTGACATCGAGGTGGTGGCGATCAACGATCTGGGCCCGGTCGAGACCAACGCGCACCTGCTGCGCTACGACAGCGTGCACGGCCGCTTCCCGGGCGTCGTCACCTCGGGCGAGGACTGGATCGACGTCGGCACGGGCAAGATCAAGGTCACCGCGATCCGCAACCCCGACGAGCTGCCGCACGGCGACCTGGGCGTCGACATCGCCTTCGAGTGCACCGGCATCTTCACCGCCAAGGACAAGGCCGCCCTGCACCTGAAGGCCGGCGCCAAGCGCGTGCTGGTCTCGGCTCCCGCCGACGGCGCCGACAAGACCATCGTCTACAAGGTCAACCACGAGACCCTGACCGCCGACGACATCGTCGTCTCGAACGGCTCGTGCACCACCAACGCCCTGGCCCCGGTGGCCAAGGTCCTGCACGACCTGGTCGGCATCGAGCGTGGCTACATGACCACGATCCACAGCTACACCGGCGACCAGCCGACGCTGGACACCATGCACAAGGACCTCTACCGCGCCCGCGCCGCGGCCCTGAGCATGATCCCCACCTCGACCGGCGCCGCCAAGGCCCTGGGCCTGGTCCTGCCGGAACTGAAGGGCAAGCTCGACGGCTCGTCGATCCGCGTCCCGACCCCGAACGTCTCGGTCATCGACCTGAAGGTCGTCACCGGCCGCGAGACCACGATCGCCGAGATCAACGCCGCCCTGCAGGCGGCCGCCGACGGCCCGATGAAGGGCGTCCTGGCCGTGACCACCGACCCGCTGGTCTCGAGCGACCTCAACCACATCGCCGCCAGCTCGACGGCCGCCCTGCCCCAGACGCAGGTCATCGAGGGCAAGCTGGCCCGCGTGCTCAGCTGGTACGACAACGAATGGGGCTTCGCGACCCGCATGAGCGACACCGCTCTGGAAATGGCGAAGTTCCTCTAA
- a CDS encoding DUF6891 domain-containing protein has protein sequence MQRILGFAFGKSKPPVEPAPPFDEVVEELSQYIDQKIAGGFATRDEVVGDAVAVVGYPHYEPAVLRPFAERCADAALAAHAAREAEWTMQTDCDRLDAAFAALEADGVISRQNFSCCGTCGSGEIWDEMEEAANAGRPSRGYAFYHMQDTDSAAGGGGLYLNYGSREDTNEAAVAIGHEIVAHLNRHGLQTDWDGRIERRICVPLDWKRRRQQTQA, from the coding sequence TTGCAACGCATCTTGGGTTTCGCTTTCGGCAAGTCCAAGCCGCCCGTGGAGCCCGCGCCGCCGTTCGACGAGGTCGTCGAGGAGCTCAGCCAGTATATCGACCAGAAGATCGCGGGGGGCTTCGCCACGCGTGACGAGGTCGTGGGGGACGCCGTCGCGGTCGTCGGCTATCCGCACTACGAGCCCGCCGTCCTGCGCCCGTTCGCGGAGCGCTGCGCCGACGCCGCCCTGGCGGCCCACGCCGCCCGCGAGGCGGAATGGACGATGCAGACCGACTGCGATCGCCTCGATGCGGCTTTCGCCGCCCTCGAAGCCGACGGCGTGATCTCGCGCCAGAACTTCTCGTGCTGCGGCACGTGCGGCTCCGGCGAGATCTGGGACGAGATGGAAGAGGCCGCGAACGCCGGCCGCCCTTCGCGGGGCTATGCGTTCTATCACATGCAGGACACCGATTCCGCGGCTGGAGGCGGTGGCCTCTACCTGAACTACGGCTCCCGCGAAGACACCAACGAGGCGGCGGTCGCCATCGGTCACGAGATCGTCGCCCACCTCAATCGCCACGGCCTTCAAACCGACTGGGACGGACGCATCGAGCGTCGCATCTGCGTCCCCCTCGATTGGAAGCGCCGACGCCAGCAAACCCAAGCCTGA
- a CDS encoding phosphoglycerate kinase encodes MTFRTLDTADLAGKRALVRVDFNVPVDGGRITDDTRLRAALPTIAFLSKAGAKVVLLAHFDRPKGKVVPEMSLAFVAEPLSALLEQPVAFASDCVGPEAAKVVDGLENGGVALLENVRFHAGEEKNDAEFAAALAANGDVYVNDAFSAAHRAHASTEGLAKLLPAYPGLAMQRELEALDAALGNPKKPVIGIVGGSKVSTKLDLLNNLVAKLDRLAIGGGMANTFLFAQGHDVGGSLCEKDLADTAREIMKKADAAGCELLLPVDVVVAKKVAPGVETAVRQLDEVQADDLILDAGPESARKLLAAMDQSLTLIWNGPLGVFEVQPFDEATVSAAKHAASLAKSGKIVAVAGGGDTVAALNHAGVSADFTFVSTAGGAFLEWMEGKTLPGVAALEA; translated from the coding sequence ATGACCTTCCGCACCCTCGACACCGCCGACCTCGCCGGCAAGCGCGCCCTGGTCCGGGTGGACTTCAACGTGCCCGTCGACGGCGGCCGGATCACGGACGACACCCGCCTGCGCGCGGCCCTGCCGACCATCGCCTTCCTGTCCAAGGCCGGCGCCAAGGTCGTCCTGCTGGCCCACTTCGACCGTCCCAAGGGCAAGGTCGTGCCGGAGATGAGCCTCGCTTTCGTGGCCGAGCCGCTGTCGGCGCTGCTGGAGCAGCCGGTGGCCTTCGCTTCGGACTGCGTCGGCCCTGAAGCCGCCAAGGTCGTCGACGGCCTCGAGAACGGCGGCGTCGCCCTGCTGGAAAACGTCCGCTTCCACGCCGGCGAAGAGAAGAACGACGCCGAGTTCGCCGCCGCCCTGGCCGCCAACGGCGACGTCTACGTCAACGACGCCTTCAGCGCCGCCCACCGCGCCCACGCCTCGACCGAAGGCCTGGCCAAGCTGCTGCCGGCCTATCCGGGCCTGGCCATGCAGCGCGAACTGGAAGCCCTGGACGCCGCCCTCGGCAACCCCAAGAAGCCGGTGATCGGCATCGTCGGCGGCTCGAAGGTCTCGACCAAGCTCGACCTGCTCAACAACCTGGTCGCCAAGCTGGACCGCCTGGCCATCGGCGGCGGCATGGCCAACACCTTCCTCTTCGCCCAGGGCCACGACGTCGGCGGCTCGCTCTGCGAAAAGGATCTGGCCGACACCGCCCGCGAGATCATGAAGAAGGCCGACGCCGCCGGCTGCGAGCTGCTGCTGCCGGTCGACGTGGTCGTGGCCAAGAAGGTCGCCCCGGGCGTCGAGACCGCCGTCCGCCAACTGGACGAAGTGCAGGCCGACGACCTGATCCTCGACGCCGGTCCGGAGAGCGCCAGGAAGCTTCTGGCGGCCATGGACCAGAGCCTCACCCTGATCTGGAACGGCCCGCTGGGCGTGTTCGAGGTGCAACCTTTCGACGAGGCGACCGTTTCGGCGGCGAAACACGCCGCGTCGCTCGCGAAATCGGGTAAGATCGTGGCGGTCGCTGGCGGCGGTGATACCGTCGCGGCGCTGAACCATGCGGGCGTGTCGGCCGACTTCACCTTCGTTTCGACGGCGGGCGGCGCGTTCCTGGAATGGATGGAGGGCAAGACGCTTCCGGGCGTCGCGGCTCTCGAAGCCTAA
- the fba gene encoding class II fructose-bisphosphate aldolase (catalyzes the reversible aldol condensation of dihydroxyacetonephosphate and glyceraldehyde 3-phosphate in the Calvin cycle, glycolysis, and/or gluconeogenesis) has protein sequence MARITLRQLLDHAAEHEYGLPAFNINNMEQGLAIMEAADAVDSPVIIQASRGARNYANDIMLAKMIDALVDIYPHIPVCMHQDHGNGPATCATAIQYGFTSVMMDGSLMEDAKTPASYEYNVEVTRRVVEMAHACGVSVEGELGVLGSLETGMGEAEDGHGFEGKLSHDELLTDPDQAVDFVQATGVDALAIAMGTSHGAYKFTRKPDGDVLAMNVIEEIHRRLPNTHLVMHGSSSVPQELQDIINAYGGEMPQTWGVPVEEIQRGIKHGVRKVNVDTDNRLAITGAVRKILIEKPHEFDPRAYLKPAKDAMRKVCQDRFEQFGSAGHAGKIRALSTAAMAKRYISGELNAKFAAAAGKAAAE, from the coding sequence GTGGCGAGGATCACGCTTAGGCAGTTGCTGGACCATGCGGCGGAGCATGAGTACGGGCTGCCCGCCTTCAACATCAACAACATGGAGCAGGGCCTGGCCATCATGGAGGCCGCCGACGCGGTCGACAGCCCGGTCATCATCCAGGCCTCGCGCGGCGCGCGGAACTACGCCAACGACATCATGTTGGCCAAGATGATCGACGCCCTGGTCGACATCTACCCGCACATCCCGGTGTGCATGCACCAGGACCACGGCAACGGCCCGGCGACCTGCGCCACGGCGATCCAGTACGGCTTCACCTCGGTGATGATGGACGGCTCGCTGATGGAGGACGCCAAGACCCCCGCCAGCTACGAGTACAACGTCGAGGTCACCCGCCGGGTGGTCGAGATGGCTCACGCCTGCGGCGTCTCGGTCGAGGGCGAACTGGGCGTGCTGGGCTCGCTGGAGACCGGCATGGGCGAGGCCGAGGACGGCCACGGCTTCGAAGGCAAGCTGTCGCATGACGAACTGCTGACCGATCCGGACCAGGCGGTCGACTTCGTGCAGGCCACCGGCGTCGACGCCCTGGCCATCGCCATGGGCACCAGCCACGGCGCCTACAAGTTCACGCGCAAGCCGGACGGCGACGTCCTGGCCATGAACGTGATCGAGGAGATCCACCGCCGCCTGCCCAACACCCACCTGGTGATGCACGGCTCCAGCTCGGTGCCGCAGGAACTGCAGGACATCATCAACGCCTATGGCGGCGAGATGCCCCAGACCTGGGGCGTGCCGGTGGAAGAGATCCAGCGCGGCATCAAGCACGGCGTGCGCAAGGTCAATGTCGACACCGACAACCGCCTGGCCATCACCGGCGCGGTGCGCAAGATCCTGATCGAGAAGCCGCACGAGTTCGACCCGCGCGCCTATCTGAAGCCCGCCAAGGACGCGATGCGCAAGGTCTGCCAGGACCGCTTCGAGCAGTTCGGCTCGGCCGGCCACGCCGGCAAGATCCGCGCGCTGTCGACGGCCGCCATGGCCAAGCGCTACATCTCGGGCGAACTGAACGCCAAGTTCGCCGCCGCCGCCGGCAAGGCCGCCGCCGAGTAA
- a CDS encoding NrsF family protein — MAFDDATYDDGVLAVRTPRGTGWRPKATRPAWRLAEIGVAGGLAALLLVLFWLDLRPDIETAHQQPFFWLKMVYTAALAAAGFDGLARLIRRGPPAPTAIIVAVVALLVFAVGGVTEATQMEPAKLARLFSPASVGACFFNIAALALPTLLLALTVLRGVETERPLLAGFAGGVFAGGLAASVYGLHCPHSTFVFVGLWYLGGVLLCGLAGAALNRLAAH, encoded by the coding sequence TTGGCCTTCGACGACGCGACCTATGACGATGGCGTGCTCGCCGTCCGCACGCCCCGTGGGACGGGCTGGCGGCCCAAGGCCACGCGGCCGGCCTGGCGGCTGGCCGAGATCGGCGTCGCCGGAGGGCTGGCGGCCCTGCTGCTGGTGCTCTTCTGGCTGGACCTGCGACCCGACATCGAGACCGCGCACCAGCAGCCGTTCTTCTGGCTGAAGATGGTCTATACCGCCGCCCTGGCCGCGGCGGGCTTCGACGGCTTGGCGCGGCTGATCCGGCGCGGGCCGCCCGCGCCCACGGCGATCATCGTGGCCGTCGTCGCGCTGCTGGTCTTCGCCGTCGGCGGCGTGACCGAAGCCACTCAGATGGAGCCGGCCAAGCTGGCGCGCCTGTTCTCGCCGGCCTCGGTGGGGGCGTGCTTCTTCAACATCGCCGCCCTGGCCCTGCCGACCCTGTTGCTGGCGCTGACGGTGCTGCGCGGGGTCGAGACCGAAAGGCCGCTGCTGGCCGGCTTCGCCGGGGGGGTGTTCGCCGGCGGCCTGGCCGCCAGCGTCTACGGCCTGCACTGCCCGCACTCGACCTTCGTGTTCGTGGGCCTGTGGTATCTGGGCGGCGTGCTGCTGTGCGGCCTCGCCGGCGCCGCCCTCAACCGCCTGGCCGCCCACTGA
- a CDS encoding DUF2809 domain-containing protein has protein sequence MRIRFGHLAAAAILFAVEVVIALFVRDAFVRPYLGDVLATAMVYFAVRGATPLGRAASAVAALGLGLVIELGQALHVLDHLCLGGVRWARVVFGGVFDLRDLACYAAGVGLAVLLDRR, from the coding sequence ATGCGGATTCGGTTCGGACACCTGGCGGCGGCCGCGATCCTGTTCGCGGTGGAGGTCGTGATCGCGCTGTTCGTGCGCGACGCCTTCGTGCGGCCCTATCTGGGCGACGTGCTGGCCACGGCCATGGTCTATTTCGCCGTACGCGGGGCGACGCCCCTGGGGCGGGCCGCAAGCGCCGTCGCCGCCCTTGGCCTGGGCCTCGTCATCGAACTGGGCCAGGCCCTGCACGTGCTCGATCATCTGTGCCTGGGCGGCGTGCGCTGGGCGCGGGTGGTGTTCGGCGGCGTCTTCGACCTGAGGGACCTGGCCTGCTACGCCGCCGGCGTCGGTCTGGCCGTGCTGCTGGATCGCCGCTGA
- a CDS encoding TspO/MBR family protein, translating to MRITPGKPYAPRALPGREAFQPDTSGNSAGAQLAIGLALAGGAVLAATLLGRRHERVIDDEEYAVGYAEMHEPVAHQPKPLTSLLLPPLFIAMTLSGLRTWNAPSSPARTRALTLWSLTQGFNALWLAFGTRRGGGQLAVATASLGASAAYAVEARKVGGASAPDLGWLGVANALTAQLWRRSPVRPTLH from the coding sequence ATGCGCATCACCCCCGGCAAGCCGTACGCCCCCCGCGCCCTGCCTGGCCGCGAGGCGTTCCAGCCGGACACCAGCGGCAACAGCGCCGGCGCCCAACTGGCCATCGGACTGGCCCTGGCCGGCGGCGCGGTCCTGGCCGCGACGCTGCTGGGCCGTCGCCACGAGCGGGTGATCGACGACGAAGAGTATGCGGTCGGCTACGCCGAGATGCACGAGCCGGTCGCCCATCAGCCCAAGCCGCTCACCAGCCTGCTGCTGCCGCCGCTGTTCATCGCCATGACCCTGTCGGGCCTGCGGACCTGGAACGCGCCATCGAGCCCGGCCCGCACCCGGGCCCTGACCCTGTGGAGCCTGACCCAGGGCTTCAACGCCCTGTGGTTGGCCTTCGGCACACGTCGCGGCGGCGGCCAGCTGGCCGTGGCCACCGCTTCGCTGGGCGCGTCGGCGGCCTATGCCGTCGAGGCCCGCAAGGTCGGCGGCGCCTCGGCGCCCGATCTGGGCTGGCTGGGCGTTGCCAACGCCCTGACCGCCCAGCTGTGGCGGCGGTCGCCCGTGCGTCCCACCTTGCACTAG
- a CDS encoding GNAT family N-acetyltransferase gives MNSAPAPILLRPARVVEVETIRALERASAQRFLGLMDAIAADEPTPAPTLARRIVEGGLLVAQAEDGIVAGFVMFRPLEGGLYVEQLDVLPAFAGRRIGAALLDAAGERLGHGGVLVLSTFRDVPWNAPYYARLGFVAVDELTPGMAAIRAEHLARGLDEAARVFMARPL, from the coding sequence ATGAACAGCGCCCCCGCGCCCATCCTGCTACGTCCCGCGCGCGTCGTCGAGGTTGAGACGATCCGCGCGCTCGAACGCGCCTCGGCCCAGCGTTTCCTGGGCCTGATGGACGCCATCGCCGCCGACGAGCCCACCCCGGCCCCGACCCTGGCGCGGCGAATCGTCGAAGGCGGCCTGCTGGTCGCCCAGGCCGAGGACGGGATCGTCGCCGGCTTCGTCATGTTCCGCCCGCTGGAGGGAGGACTCTATGTGGAGCAGCTGGACGTCCTGCCTGCCTTCGCCGGCCGCCGCATCGGCGCGGCCCTGCTGGACGCCGCGGGCGAACGCCTGGGCCACGGCGGCGTGCTGGTCCTGTCGACCTTCCGCGACGTACCCTGGAACGCGCCGTACTACGCGCGGCTGGGGTTCGTAGCGGTCGACGAACTGACGCCGGGCATGGCGGCGATCCGCGCCGAGCACCTGGCGCGCGGGCTGGACGAAGCCGCCCGAGTGTTCATGGCCCGGCCGCTCTAG
- a CDS encoding glycosyltransferase family 9 protein, translating to MSKEIKKVLVIKLGALGDFVLALAAMKKIREAHPRAKITLLTTPPFEALARLSPYFNAVEVDGRPSDAGDLFKMLGRIRKAKYDRVYDLQTNNRTGWYFQALRPFPPQWSGIANGASLPQRGRARYHMHTLERHADQLRQAGIWPDAPTEPGSAPPPDLSWILRKHKDARPVAGAVTPKPYVLLVPGGSAHRPEKRWPVESYAQLAALLKSKGLDIVIIGGPQESAMARQIQKAAGQARDLTGRTDFAQLAVLGAKAALVVGNDTGPTHLLAAAGAPTIALFSDASDPALCGPRGHVAVIKSPDLKALPVSTVASTAISLLPR from the coding sequence TTGAGCAAGGAGATCAAGAAGGTCCTGGTCATCAAACTGGGCGCGCTGGGCGACTTCGTCCTGGCCCTGGCGGCGATGAAGAAGATCCGCGAGGCCCATCCGCGCGCCAAGATCACCCTGCTGACCACCCCGCCCTTCGAGGCCTTGGCCCGCCTGTCGCCCTATTTCAACGCGGTCGAGGTGGACGGCCGTCCCAGCGACGCCGGCGACCTGTTCAAGATGCTGGGCCGTATCCGCAAGGCCAAGTACGACCGGGTCTACGACTTGCAGACCAACAACCGCACCGGCTGGTACTTCCAGGCCCTGCGGCCGTTCCCGCCGCAGTGGTCGGGCATCGCCAACGGCGCCAGCCTGCCCCAGCGGGGGCGGGCCCGCTATCACATGCACACGCTGGAGCGGCACGCCGACCAGCTGCGCCAGGCCGGCATCTGGCCCGACGCGCCGACCGAGCCGGGCAGCGCCCCGCCGCCGGACCTGTCGTGGATCCTGCGCAAGCACAAGGACGCCCGCCCGGTGGCCGGGGCGGTGACGCCCAAGCCCTACGTGCTGCTGGTGCCCGGCGGCTCGGCCCACCGGCCCGAGAAGCGCTGGCCGGTCGAGAGCTACGCCCAGCTGGCGGCGCTCCTGAAGTCCAAGGGCCTGGACATCGTCATCATCGGCGGTCCGCAGGAAAGCGCCATGGCCCGCCAGATCCAGAAGGCCGCCGGCCAGGCCCGCGACCTCACCGGCCGCACCGACTTCGCCCAGCTGGCGGTGCTCGGCGCCAAGGCCGCCCTGGTGGTCGGCAACGACACCGGCCCCACGCACCTGCTGGCGGCGGCCGGCGCGCCGACCATCGCCCTGTTCTCCGACGCCTCGGACCCGGCCCTGTGCGGTCCGCGCGGCCATGTGGCGGTGATCAAGTCGCCGGACCTGAAGGCCCTGCCGGTCAGCACGGTGGCCAGCACGGCGATCTCGCTGCTGCCGCGCTGA
- a CDS encoding glycosyltransferase family 4 protein: protein MSILPDDFTLLQVTPELETGGAEQTTIDVAHGVVALGGKALVATRGGRMAARLEADGGRLAQMPAQSKNPLVMLGNAARLIDLIRREKVTLVHARSRAPAFSALWAAHATRTPFIATYHGVYNAKSSLKRWYNAVMTKGDLVIANSEYTRAHVIAEHGVHPDRVVAIPRGVDLSRFEPSFVSADRVETLRKAWGVASDERRLKVLLAGRLTRWKGQGLAIEAVARLKALSDTRVLLLLAGDDQGRKGYRAQLEHMIAQAGLEDSVRLVGHCDDMPAAYLLADLAIAPSLEPEAFGRTAVEPQVMGRPVIAADHGATRETVIPGETGWLAAPGDVEAWAQALNDACEAGAAGRQAMGMAARARARRLYSVDAMVEATLKVYARVMAARKAGADVLESKG from the coding sequence GTGTCCATCCTTCCCGATGATTTCACCCTGCTGCAGGTGACTCCGGAACTGGAGACCGGCGGCGCCGAACAGACCACGATCGACGTCGCGCACGGCGTGGTCGCCCTCGGCGGCAAGGCCCTGGTGGCGACGCGCGGCGGCCGCATGGCCGCGCGGCTCGAGGCAGACGGCGGACGCCTGGCCCAGATGCCGGCCCAGTCGAAGAACCCGCTGGTGATGCTGGGCAACGCCGCCCGACTGATCGACCTGATCCGCCGCGAGAAGGTGACCCTGGTCCACGCCCGCTCGCGCGCCCCGGCCTTCTCGGCCCTGTGGGCGGCGCACGCCACCAGGACCCCGTTCATCGCCACCTATCACGGGGTCTACAACGCCAAGTCCAGCCTCAAGCGCTGGTACAACGCGGTGATGACCAAGGGCGACCTCGTCATCGCCAACTCCGAGTACACCCGCGCCCACGTCATCGCCGAGCACGGCGTCCATCCCGACAGGGTGGTGGCCATCCCGCGCGGCGTGGACCTGTCGCGCTTCGAGCCCAGCTTCGTCTCGGCCGACAGGGTTGAGACCCTGCGCAAGGCCTGGGGCGTGGCCAGCGACGAGCGCCGGCTGAAGGTGCTGCTGGCCGGCCGCCTGACCCGCTGGAAGGGGCAGGGCCTGGCCATCGAGGCCGTGGCGCGGCTCAAGGCGCTCAGCGACACGCGGGTGCTGCTGCTGCTGGCCGGCGACGACCAGGGCCGCAAGGGCTACCGCGCGCAGCTCGAGCACATGATCGCCCAGGCGGGCCTGGAAGACAGCGTGCGCCTCGTCGGCCACTGCGACGACATGCCGGCCGCCTACCTGCTGGCCGACCTGGCCATCGCGCCGTCGCTGGAGCCGGAAGCCTTCGGCCGCACGGCGGTGGAGCCGCAGGTCATGGGCCGTCCGGTGATCGCCGCCGACCACGGCGCCACGCGCGAGACCGTGATTCCGGGCGAGACCGGCTGGCTGGCCGCGCCCGGCGACGTCGAGGCCTGGGCCCAGGCGCTGAACGACGCCTGCGAGGCCGGCGCAGCGGGGCGCCAGGCGATGGGCATGGCGGCGCGCGCGCGTGCGCGACGGTTGTATTCTGTGGACGCGATGGTCGAGGCGACCCTTAAGGTCTATGCGCGCGTCATGGCCGCCCGGAAGGCTGGGGCGGACGTTTTGGAGTCGAAGGGTTGA